A genome region from Manihot esculenta cultivar AM560-2 chromosome 5, M.esculenta_v8, whole genome shotgun sequence includes the following:
- the LOC110616041 gene encoding stress-related protein: MAEIEVKEQAEMVQDNDKKLKYLDFVQAAAIYVLICFSAIYDYAKENSGPLKLGVQTVEGTVKTVIGPVYEKFRDVPFELLKFVDLKVDHSLSELDRHVPSLVKQASSQARAVAWEVRRAGMVDAAKSIAKTMYTKYEPTAKELYCKYEPVAERYAVSAWHALNLLPLFPRAAEVAVPTAAYWSEKYNLVVSQTAERGYTAASYLPLIPIEKIAKVFQEDDNGPTVSASEEVVTAQ; the protein is encoded by the exons ATGGCGGAAATTGAAGTGAAAGAACAAGCAGAAATG GTTCAAGATAATGACAAAAAGCTCAAGTATTTAGATTTCGTTCAAGCGGCGGCGATTTACGTTTTAATATGTTTCTCAGCCATATATGACTATGCAAAGGAAAACTCGGGCCCTCTAAAGCTGGGTGTCCAGACCGTCGAAGGCACCGTCAAAACGGTTATCGGACCGGTATATGAGAAGTTCCGCGACGTTCCTTTTGAACTTCTCAAATTCGTCGATCTCAAG GTCGACCACTCGCTCAGTGAACTAGATAGGCACGTGCCGTCGCTGGTTAAGCAGGCTTCTAGCCAAGCTCGAGCCGTGGCTTGGGAAGTTCGTCGCGCAGGTATGGTGGACGCAGCGAAGAGCATTGCGAAGACGATGTATACAAAGTATGAGCCAACGGCTAAGGAACTGTATTGCAAGTATGAGCCGGTGGCTGAGCGATACGCTGTGTCGGCCTGGCATGCATTGAATCTGCTTCCTCTATTTCCTCGAGCTGCAGAGGTCGCAGTCCCCACTGCTGCTTACTGGTCTGAGAAATACAATCTGGTGGTTTCTCAAACAGCGGAGAGAGGATACACAGCGGCGTCGTATCTGCCATTGATCCCAATTGAGAAGATTGCTAAGGTGTTTCAGGAGGACGATAACGGGCCCACCGTCTCTGCCAGTGAAGAAGTTGTCACGGCGCAATGa
- the LOC110616040 gene encoding alkylated DNA repair protein alkB homolog 8 — protein MMDDQEMLLKQVFGESSDSEDYEQQQPIQESVCEDGSRSTVDLNPIWEPIKEISGLWLCRDFLSPQQQSTVLSAIQNEGWFTVASNNQAMRFGDLPYWAIELSNSIREVVVLFGDQICESTESVGCGDKGTCIMPRNLLWREPLFDQLIVNVYQPGEGICAHVDLMRFEDGIAIVSLESSCVMHFTRVEEVCENGKGAKDQHVSRVPVHLTPGSVVLLWGDARYLWKHEINRKPGFQIWEGKELNQKRRTSITLRKLCCDE, from the exons ATGATGGATGATCAGGAGATGCTTCTGAAACAAGTTTTCGGTGAATCATCAGACAGTGAAGACTACGAACAGCAACAACCAATCCAAGAATCAGTATGCGAAGATGGATCACGCTCAACCGTCGACCTAAACCCCATTTGGGAACCAATCAAGGAAATTAGCGGTCTGTGGTTGTGCAGAGACTTCCTGTCTCCTCAGCAACAATCTACAGTGCTCTCCGCCATTCAAAATG AGGGATGGTTCACGGTTGCCTCTAACAATCAG GCTATGAGATTTGGGGATCTCCCATATTGGGCCATTGAACTTTCTAACTCTATTCGTGAAGTGGTGGTGCTATTTGGTGATCAAATTTGTGAATCTACAGAGTCAGTTGGTTGTGGAGATAAAGGCACCTGTATTATGCCAAGAAATTTGTTGTGGAGAGAGCCACTATTTGATCAACTAATTGTAAATGTATACCAACCAGGTGAG ggtatttgtGCACATGTTGACCTCATGCGCTTTGAAGATGGAATTGCTATCGTCTCCCTGGAGTCATCGTGTGTGATGCATTTTACACGAGTAGAAGAAGTTTGTGAAAATGGAAAAGGAGCAAAGGATCAGCATGTGTCAAGAGTTCCTGTTCACTTAACCCCTGGATCTGTTGTTCTGTTATGGGGAGATGCTCGCTACCTatggaagcatgaaattaaTCGCAAGCCAGGGTTTCAAATTTGGGAGGGGAAGGAATTAAATCAGAAAAGGAGAACATCCATAACCTTGAGAAAACTTTGCTGTGATGAGTAG
- the LOC110615002 gene encoding translocator protein homolog — MDSQDVKRRTKDADQPDTTTDAKNEDMRTKREKRMAMAKRGIKSLGVAVALPLALSLFNIYFFGSRNGYGNISKPFWFPPMWALHFACLSSTFLMGLSAWLVWAEGGFHKEPTTLSLYLAQLGLSFAWEPIVFRMGATWFGLVVCLAMFGALVGCSRKFMKLNPIAGDLVKPSLAWATVVAIVNLKLALV; from the coding sequence ATGGATTCTCAAGACGTCAAACGCCGTACTAAAGACGCTGACCAACCTGACACCACCACCGACGCTAAGAACGAAGACATGAGAACTAAGCGAGAGAAAAGAATGGCTATGGCCAAACGCGGTATTAAATCACTAGGCGTAGCAGTCGCCTTGCCTCTTGCTTTGTCCCTTTTCAATATCTACTTCTTCGGCTCCAGAAACGGCTATGGCAACATATCGAAACCTTTTTGGTTCCCGCCTATGTGGGCTCTACACTTTGCCTGCTTGAGTTCCACCTTCTTAATGGGTCTCTCCGCTTGGCTCGTTTGGGCTGAAGGAGGGTTCCACAAAGAACCAACGACTCTATCTCTCTACTTGGCGCAGCTAGGTCTGAGTTTCGCTTGGGAACCGATTGTGTTCCGGATGGGAGCCACATGGTTCGGTTTGGTTGTGTGCTTGGCTATGTTTGGGGCTCTTGTTGGATGTTCTCGCAAGTTTATGAAGCTGAATCCGATCGCTGGAGATTTGGTTAAGCCTTCTTTGGCATGGGCTACAGTTGTAGCCATTGTAAATCTAAAGCTTGCTTTAGTATGA
- the LOC110615603 gene encoding dol-P-Man:Man(5)GlcNAc(2)-PP-Dol alpha-1,3-mannosyltransferase isoform X1 — MAPKSSSRKVKPSQSPRASVFKFLKNPKVAFAVALIFMDALLVALIIAYVPYTKIDWDAYMSQVTGFLEGERDYSNLKGDTGPLVYPAGFLYVYSAIQYVTGGDVYPAQILFGILYIINLSIILFIYVKTDELPWWALILLCLSKRVHSIFVLRLFNDCFAMTLLHAALALLLCQHWHLGLILFSGAVSIKMNVLLYAPSLFLLMLKAMDVTGVIVALSGAALVQILLGLPFLASYPIAYISRAFNLGRVFIHFWSVNFKFIPEPFFVSKQFAVSLLLAHLGLLAAFAHYRWCKHEGGLFKFLHSKVISIRRPSAITSSSGSSFKILKEEHIVTMMFSGNFIGIVCARSLHYQFYSWYFYSLPYLLWKTPFPTWLRLILFVGVEYCWNVYPSTKFSSALLLCLHLVILWALWSAPSQYPYKEDQLSAKEKHR, encoded by the exons ATGGCACCTAAATCATCATCGAGGAAAGTCAAGCCGTCGCAAAGTCCCAGGGCTTCTGTTttcaaatttttgaaaaatccaAAAGTAGCCTTCGCTGTGGCTTTAATTTTCATGGATGCCCTCCTTGTCGCTCTTATCATCGCCTATGTTCCTT ATACAAAGATTGATTGGGACGCTTACATGTCACAG GTAACTGGGTTTCTTGAAGGAGAAAGGGACTACAGCAACTTGAAAGGTGATACTGGGCCGCTGGTATACCCAGctgggtttctttatgtttacTCTGCCATTCAGTATGTTACAGGAGGGGATGTCTATCCAGCTCAG ATCTTGTTTGGCATTTTATACATCATTAATCTGAGTATCATCTTATTCATCTATGTGAAGACTGATGAG cTTCCATGGTGGGCACTTATCTTGCTTTGCCTTTCAAAAAGAGTGCACTCAATCTTTGTGCTGCGTCTCTTTAATGACTGTTTTGCAATGACTCTTCTCCACGCTGCATTGGCCTTGCTTCTTTGTCAACATTGGCATCTGGGGCTGATTCTTTTCAG TGGGGCTGTTTCAATAAAGATGAATGTACTTCTCTATGCTCCATCTCTATTTCTCCTTATGTTAAAG GCCATGGATGTTACTGGCGTCATAGTGGCATTATCTGGTGCAGCATTGGTGCAG ATCCTGTTGGGGCTGCCCTTCTTAGCCTCTTATCCAATTGCATATATATCAAGAGCATTCAACCTTGGGCGTGTCTTCATCCACTTCTG GTCCGTTAACTTCAAGTTCATTCCTGAACCATTTTTTGTATCAAAGCAATTTGCAGTCTCATTGCTGCTTGCTCACCTTGGATTGCTTGCAGCTTTTGCCCATTACAGATGGTGCAA ACATGAAGGAGGACTTTTTAAGTTTTTGCATTCCAAGGTCATATCTATTAGACGACCATCTGCTATCACAAGTTCTAGTGGTTCATCCTTCAAGATTCTCAAGGAAGAAC ATATTGTGACAATGATGTTTTCTGGGAACTTCATTGGCATTGTATGTGCGCGCTCGCTGCATTATCAGTtctattcatg GTACTTCTATAGCTTACCATATCTTTTGTGGAAAACTCCTTTCCCTACATGGCTACG TTTGATTCTGTTTGTAGGCGTGGAATATTGCTGGAATGTTTATCCTTCCACCAAATTTTCATCAGCACTACTTCTATGTCTGCATTTAGTTATCCTCTGGGCTCTGTGGTCTGCTCCATCTCAGTATCCCTACAAGGAAGATCAACTGTCAGCTAAAGAGAAGCACAGATGA
- the LOC110615603 gene encoding dol-P-Man:Man(5)GlcNAc(2)-PP-Dol alpha-1,3-mannosyltransferase isoform X2 has product MAPKSSSRKVKPSQSPRASVFKFLKNPKVAFAVALIFMDALLVALIIAYVPYTKIDWDAYMSQVTGFLEGERDYSNLKGDTGPLVYPAGFLYVYSAIQYVTGGDVYPAQILFGILYIINLSIILFIYVKTDELPWWALILLCLSKRVHSIFVLRLFNDCFAMTLLHAALALLLCQHWHLGLILFSGAVSIKMNVLLYAPSLFLLMLKAMDVTGVIVALSGAALVQILLGLPFLASYPIAYISRAFNLGRVFIHFWSVNFKFIPEPFFVSKQFAVSLLLAHLGLLAAFAHYRWCKHEGGLFKFLHSKVISIRRPSAITSSSGSSFKILKEERTSIAYHIFCGKLLSLHGYV; this is encoded by the exons ATGGCACCTAAATCATCATCGAGGAAAGTCAAGCCGTCGCAAAGTCCCAGGGCTTCTGTTttcaaatttttgaaaaatccaAAAGTAGCCTTCGCTGTGGCTTTAATTTTCATGGATGCCCTCCTTGTCGCTCTTATCATCGCCTATGTTCCTT ATACAAAGATTGATTGGGACGCTTACATGTCACAG GTAACTGGGTTTCTTGAAGGAGAAAGGGACTACAGCAACTTGAAAGGTGATACTGGGCCGCTGGTATACCCAGctgggtttctttatgtttacTCTGCCATTCAGTATGTTACAGGAGGGGATGTCTATCCAGCTCAG ATCTTGTTTGGCATTTTATACATCATTAATCTGAGTATCATCTTATTCATCTATGTGAAGACTGATGAG cTTCCATGGTGGGCACTTATCTTGCTTTGCCTTTCAAAAAGAGTGCACTCAATCTTTGTGCTGCGTCTCTTTAATGACTGTTTTGCAATGACTCTTCTCCACGCTGCATTGGCCTTGCTTCTTTGTCAACATTGGCATCTGGGGCTGATTCTTTTCAG TGGGGCTGTTTCAATAAAGATGAATGTACTTCTCTATGCTCCATCTCTATTTCTCCTTATGTTAAAG GCCATGGATGTTACTGGCGTCATAGTGGCATTATCTGGTGCAGCATTGGTGCAG ATCCTGTTGGGGCTGCCCTTCTTAGCCTCTTATCCAATTGCATATATATCAAGAGCATTCAACCTTGGGCGTGTCTTCATCCACTTCTG GTCCGTTAACTTCAAGTTCATTCCTGAACCATTTTTTGTATCAAAGCAATTTGCAGTCTCATTGCTGCTTGCTCACCTTGGATTGCTTGCAGCTTTTGCCCATTACAGATGGTGCAA ACATGAAGGAGGACTTTTTAAGTTTTTGCATTCCAAGGTCATATCTATTAGACGACCATCTGCTATCACAAGTTCTAGTGGTTCATCCTTCAAGATTCTCAAGGAAGAAC GTACTTCTATAGCTTACCATATCTTTTGTGGAAAACTCCTTTCCCTACATGGCTACG TTTGA